In Maritimibacter sp. DP1N21-5, a genomic segment contains:
- a CDS encoding polysaccharide biosynthesis/export family protein, with the protein MVRSALLTGVLLLLASCGALTSPVVVEETTAVGEVVILTMDANTIRAANATGYEPRTLPAIFSRTAGVAGVGVGVGALPPGAYDPEDRPEALTTRLPPAYAPGPYRLGVGDVLLLATPSGIGTMEQLSGLLAAQHQRQGYTVQDSGAISIPDVGRVQVAGLTLDDAESAVFNALVAQQIEPAFSLEVAEFKSQRASIGGAVRNPMVLPLTLSPLTLAEAVAAAGGMTAPERDYASIRLYRDGELYQIPVERYLGSADLQKIALKAGDAVFIDIEYDLASAEGYFAQQIELSKLRQSARTSAMEQLATEVELRRQELEEGRANFNAQVALDAVERDYAYIAGEVGRQGRFTLPFDHKATLADALFSQAEGVPNATGNIGEVYVLRGTGDGRGIQAWHLNASNAANLVLATRFELRPNDVIFVSEKPLTGISRLLGQVALSVAAVGL; encoded by the coding sequence ATGGTTCGGTCGGCTCTGCTCACAGGTGTGCTCCTGTTACTCGCATCCTGCGGCGCGCTGACGTCGCCGGTCGTCGTGGAAGAAACCACCGCGGTTGGGGAGGTCGTGATCCTGACGATGGACGCGAACACGATCCGCGCCGCAAATGCGACGGGCTATGAACCCCGAACGCTCCCGGCGATCTTCTCGCGCACCGCCGGTGTGGCTGGTGTGGGCGTGGGAGTCGGCGCCTTGCCCCCCGGTGCCTACGATCCCGAGGACCGGCCTGAAGCGCTGACCACACGCCTCCCGCCCGCCTATGCGCCGGGTCCCTACCGACTTGGCGTTGGCGACGTGCTCCTCCTCGCCACACCGAGCGGTATCGGGACCATGGAACAGTTGAGCGGCCTTCTCGCGGCGCAACACCAGAGGCAGGGATACACCGTGCAGGACAGCGGCGCGATTTCGATCCCGGATGTCGGGCGGGTTCAGGTGGCGGGACTGACGCTCGATGACGCCGAAAGCGCGGTCTTCAATGCCTTGGTGGCGCAACAGATCGAACCAGCCTTTTCGCTCGAAGTGGCGGAATTCAAGTCACAGCGCGCCTCGATTGGCGGCGCGGTGCGCAACCCCATGGTCCTGCCCTTGACCCTGTCGCCCTTGACCCTGGCCGAGGCCGTCGCTGCGGCGGGGGGTATGACCGCGCCCGAGCGCGATTACGCCTCGATCCGGCTCTATCGCGACGGCGAACTCTATCAGATCCCGGTGGAACGATACCTGGGGTCGGCCGACCTTCAGAAGATCGCGCTGAAAGCCGGGGATGCGGTCTTCATCGACATCGAATATGATCTGGCCAGCGCCGAGGGATACTTCGCCCAGCAGATCGAACTGAGCAAACTGCGCCAGTCAGCGCGGACCTCGGCCATGGAGCAGCTTGCGACCGAAGTGGAATTGCGGCGACAGGAGCTCGAAGAAGGCCGCGCCAATTTCAACGCGCAGGTCGCGCTGGACGCGGTCGAGCGTGACTATGCCTATATCGCCGGTGAAGTGGGTCGTCAGGGCCGCTTCACCCTTCCGTTCGACCACAAGGCCACGCTGGCGGACGCGCTGTTCAGTCAGGCCGAAGGGGTGCCGAATGCGACCGGCAACATCGGCGAGGTCTATGTGCTGCGTGGCACCGGCGACGGGCGGGGCATTCAGGCATGGCACCTCAATGCGAGCAACGCCGCGAACCTCGTCCTCGCGACGCGTTTCGAGCTGCGGCCCAACGATGTGATCTTCGTTTCGGAGAAACCGCTCACCGGTATCAGCCGGCTTCTGGGCCAGGTCGCGCTCTCTGTCGCCGCCGTTGGCCTGTAG
- the infB gene encoding translation initiation factor IF-2 has translation MNDTDGKKPLGLRGGGPRSGSVKQSFSHGRTKNVVVETKRKRVVVPKPGAGGGAGGGSSPATDPSNRPAGISDAELERRMKALAAAKANEAQEARQREAEEKAREEERERRRQEAEEKAREEQERAEAAAKKAEEDERRRKEKEEAKNKPKPAEAPADPAAAQAAEARGAKSGPRKPDRERVATPPADDRNARNKAGRDDNRRSGKLTVNQALTGGEGGRQRSVAAMKRKQERMRQKAMGGGDSREKVVRDVQVPEAIVVQELANRMAERVADVVKSLMNMGMMVTQNQTIDQDTAELIIEEFGHNIVRVSDSDVEQVIDTVEDKAEDLMNRPPVVTIMGHVDHGKTSLLDAIRNAKVTAGEAGGITQHIGAYQVKTDSGAVLTFLDTPGHAAFTSMRARGAQVTDIVVLVVAADDSVMPQTIEAINHAKAAKVPMIVAINKMDKPAADANRVRTELLQHEVIVEAMSGDVQDVEVSAHTGQGLDNLLEAIALQAEILELKANPKRAALGAVIEAQLDVGRGPVATVLVQNGTLKQGDIFVVGEQWGKVRAMENDHGERVKVAGPSVPVEVLGLNGTPEAGDVLNVVETEAQAREIAEYRHQAAKDKRAAAGAATTLEQMMAKAKADENVAELPILVKADVQGSAEAIVQAMEKIGNDEVRVRVLHYGVGAITETDVGLAEASGAPVIGFNVRANASARQSANQKGVEIRYYSVIYDLVDDVKAAASGLLSAEVREKFIGYAEIKEVFKVSNVGKVAGCLVTEGVARRSAGVRLLRDNVVIHEGTLKTLKRFKDEVSEVISGQECGMAFENYDDIRPKDVIEIFEREEVERTLD, from the coding sequence ATGAACGATACGGACGGTAAAAAGCCCCTTGGCCTTCGTGGTGGCGGACCCCGCTCGGGTTCCGTGAAGCAGAGCTTCAGCCATGGACGGACCAAGAACGTGGTTGTCGAGACGAAGCGCAAGCGCGTCGTCGTGCCGAAACCCGGTGCGGGTGGCGGCGCGGGTGGCGGCTCTTCGCCGGCCACGGACCCGTCCAATCGTCCCGCCGGGATCTCGGACGCCGAGCTTGAACGCCGGATGAAGGCGCTCGCGGCCGCCAAGGCCAACGAGGCGCAGGAAGCGCGTCAGCGCGAAGCCGAGGAAAAAGCCCGCGAGGAAGAGCGCGAGCGTCGTCGGCAGGAAGCCGAGGAAAAGGCGCGCGAAGAACAGGAACGCGCCGAAGCCGCCGCGAAGAAGGCGGAAGAAGACGAACGTCGCCGCAAGGAAAAGGAAGAGGCCAAGAACAAGCCGAAGCCTGCCGAGGCGCCCGCCGATCCGGCTGCGGCGCAGGCTGCCGAGGCCCGTGGGGCCAAATCCGGCCCGCGCAAGCCCGACCGTGAACGCGTCGCCACCCCTCCGGCGGACGATCGCAATGCGCGGAACAAGGCTGGCCGCGACGACAACCGCCGGTCCGGCAAGCTGACCGTGAACCAGGCGCTCACCGGTGGCGAAGGCGGGCGTCAGCGCTCGGTCGCGGCGATGAAGCGCAAACAGGAACGCATGCGCCAGAAGGCGATGGGTGGCGGTGACAGCCGCGAGAAGGTCGTGCGCGACGTTCAGGTGCCCGAGGCCATCGTGGTGCAGGAGCTCGCCAACCGTATGGCCGAGCGTGTGGCGGACGTCGTGAAATCGCTCATGAACATGGGCATGATGGTCACGCAGAACCAGACAATCGACCAGGACACCGCGGAACTCATCATCGAAGAATTCGGCCACAACATCGTCCGCGTGTCGGACAGCGACGTCGAACAGGTGATCGACACCGTCGAGGACAAGGCCGAAGACCTGATGAACCGTCCGCCGGTCGTGACGATCATGGGTCACGTCGACCACGGCAAGACCTCGCTCCTCGATGCGATCCGGAACGCGAAAGTGACGGCTGGCGAAGCCGGCGGCATCACGCAGCATATCGGCGCCTATCAGGTCAAGACGGACTCGGGCGCGGTATTGACCTTCCTCGACACGCCCGGCCACGCGGCGTTCACGTCGATGCGGGCCCGCGGCGCGCAGGTGACGGACATCGTCGTGCTCGTTGTTGCCGCCGATGACTCGGTCATGCCGCAGACGATCGAAGCCATCAACCACGCGAAAGCGGCGAAAGTGCCGATGATCGTGGCGATCAACAAGATGGACAAGCCCGCTGCCGACGCGAACCGCGTGCGCACGGAGCTGCTCCAGCATGAAGTGATCGTGGAAGCGATGTCAGGTGATGTGCAGGACGTCGAAGTCTCGGCCCACACAGGCCAGGGGCTCGACAACCTGCTGGAAGCCATCGCGCTTCAGGCCGAGATCCTCGAACTCAAGGCGAACCCGAAACGGGCCGCTCTGGGTGCGGTAATCGAGGCGCAGCTCGACGTGGGCCGGGGCCCGGTCGCGACCGTGCTCGTCCAGAACGGCACGCTGAAGCAGGGCGACATCTTCGTCGTCGGCGAACAGTGGGGCAAGGTCCGCGCCATGGAGAACGACCACGGCGAGCGGGTGAAGGTCGCGGGTCCGTCGGTTCCGGTCGAGGTGCTTGGCCTCAACGGCACGCCGGAAGCCGGCGACGTGCTCAACGTCGTGGAAACCGAAGCGCAGGCGCGCGAGATCGCGGAATACCGCCATCAGGCCGCCAAGGACAAACGTGCCGCTGCCGGTGCCGCGACCACGCTGGAACAGATGATGGCCAAGGCCAAGGCGGACGAGAATGTCGCCGAGCTGCCGATTCTCGTCAAAGCCGACGTGCAGGGCTCTGCCGAAGCCATCGTTCAGGCGATGGAAAAGATCGGCAACGACGAGGTGCGCGTGCGCGTGCTGCATTACGGTGTTGGTGCGATCACGGAAACGGACGTCGGACTCGCGGAGGCCTCCGGCGCGCCGGTTATCGGCTTCAACGTCCGTGCCAATGCCTCGGCCCGCCAGTCGGCGAACCAGAAGGGCGTGGAAATCCGCTACTACAGCGTGATCTACGACCTCGTGGACGACGTGAAAGCGGCGGCCTCGGGCCTCTTGTCCGCCGAAGTGCGCGAAAAGTTCATCGGTTACGCCGAGATCAAAGAGGTGTTCAAGGTGTCGAACGTCGGCAAGGTCGCCGGCTGTCTCGTCACCGAGGGCGTTGCCCGCCGCTCTGCCGGCGTGCGCCTCCTGCGCGACAACGTGGTTATCCACGAAGGCACGCTCAAGACGCTCAAACGCTTCAAGGACGAGGTGTCCGAGGTCATCTCGGGTCAGGAATGCGGTATGGCCTTCGAGAACTACGACGACATCCGCCCGAAGGACGTCATCGAGATCTTCGAGCGGGAAGAAGTCGAGCGCACGCTCGATTGA
- a CDS encoding RNA-binding protein, whose amino-acid sequence MSRGGQEKDRSEPERRCIATGEVGPKEGLIRLVVSPDSVIVPDLLEKLPGRGLWITATPAAFATARKRGGFHRGAKSPVTVPENLEASVEQGLADRVVHLISLARKAGSAVAGFEKVKDWLAKEQAQVLLQASDGSERGKTKLRPPPGRDSFIGCLTADELGLAFGREHVIHGALAAGGLTKRVVEEAAKLSGMRGKDDGGTARRKGTKNR is encoded by the coding sequence ATGAGCCGCGGCGGACAAGAGAAGGATCGGAGCGAGCCCGAACGCCGGTGCATCGCCACCGGCGAGGTCGGACCCAAGGAGGGTCTGATCCGTCTCGTGGTGAGCCCGGACTCGGTGATCGTGCCGGACCTTCTGGAGAAACTGCCTGGCCGGGGCCTGTGGATCACCGCGACACCGGCCGCCTTTGCCACGGCGCGCAAACGCGGCGGGTTCCATCGCGGCGCGAAATCGCCGGTGACGGTGCCGGAGAATCTCGAGGCTTCGGTCGAACAGGGCCTTGCAGATCGCGTGGTGCACCTTATCTCTTTGGCTCGGAAAGCAGGCAGCGCCGTGGCCGGGTTTGAGAAGGTCAAGGATTGGCTCGCCAAGGAACAGGCCCAGGTTCTCCTCCAGGCAAGTGATGGATCGGAACGGGGCAAGACGAAACTCCGCCCCCCGCCGGGACGCGACAGCTTTATCGGCTGTCTGACCGCGGATGAATTGGGTTTGGCTTTCGGACGTGAACATGTGATACATGGCGCGCTCGCGGCTGGTGGACTCACGAAACGTGTTGTAGAGGAAGCCGCAAAGCTCTCGGGCATGCGCGGAAAAGACGACGGCGGGACCGCCCGTCGGAAAGGTACGAAGAATAGATGA
- the nusA gene encoding transcription termination factor NusA yields the protein MAITSANQLELLQTAEAVAREKMIDPGLVIEAMEESLARAAKSRYGAEMDIRVKIDRKTGRATFTRVRTVVEEEVLENYQAEMTVEQAKPYFEPSAPGREQYWTRDGQVIDTKEAGGPQIGDEFRETVPPVDMGRIAAQSAKQVILQKVREAERDRQYEEFKDRAGTIINGIVKREEYGNIIVDVGAGEAILRRNEKIGREAYRPNDRIRCYVKDVRRETRGPQIFLSRTAPEFMAELFKMEVPEIYDGIIEIKAVARDPGSRAKIAVVSYDGSIDPVGACVGMRGSRVQAVVNELQGEKIDIIPWNEDVPTFLVNALQPAEVAKVVLDEDAGKIEVVVPDEQLSLAIGRRGQNVRLASQLTGLDIDILTEEEESKRRQAEFAERTKLFMDTLDLDEFFAQLLVSEGFTNLEEVAYVEVDELLVIDGVDEDTANELQARARDFLEEQNRKALENARALGVQDSLVGFEGLTPQMIEALAKDGVFTLEDFATCADWELAGGWTTENGERHKDDGVLEPFDVGLDEAQNMIMTARIQLGWVDPADLASDEDGEEGETTEEAEA from the coding sequence ATGGCCATTACCTCTGCCAACCAGCTTGAACTTCTCCAGACGGCCGAAGCCGTCGCGCGCGAGAAGATGATCGACCCCGGTCTGGTCATCGAAGCGATGGAAGAAAGCCTCGCCCGTGCCGCCAAGAGCCGTTACGGCGCCGAGATGGACATCCGGGTCAAGATCGACCGCAAGACGGGCCGCGCGACCTTTACCCGCGTGCGCACCGTGGTCGAGGAAGAGGTGCTGGAGAACTATCAGGCCGAGATGACCGTCGAGCAGGCCAAGCCCTATTTCGAGCCCTCCGCTCCGGGCCGTGAACAATACTGGACCCGCGACGGCCAAGTCATCGACACCAAGGAAGCCGGTGGCCCGCAGATCGGTGACGAATTCCGCGAAACCGTGCCGCCCGTCGACATGGGTCGTATCGCCGCCCAATCGGCCAAGCAGGTCATCCTTCAGAAGGTCCGCGAAGCCGAGCGTGATCGTCAGTATGAAGAGTTCAAGGATCGCGCCGGCACGATCATCAACGGCATCGTGAAACGCGAAGAATACGGCAACATCATTGTCGATGTCGGCGCGGGTGAGGCAATCCTGCGCCGCAACGAAAAGATCGGTCGCGAAGCCTATCGCCCGAACGACCGCATCCGCTGCTACGTGAAAGATGTGCGTCGCGAGACCCGCGGTCCGCAGATCTTCCTGTCGCGCACTGCGCCGGAGTTCATGGCGGAGCTGTTCAAAATGGAAGTGCCGGAGATTTATGACGGCATCATCGAGATCAAGGCTGTTGCCCGTGACCCGGGATCGCGCGCCAAGATCGCCGTGGTGTCCTACGACGGGTCCATCGACCCGGTCGGCGCCTGCGTCGGTATGCGCGGTAGCCGCGTGCAGGCCGTGGTGAACGAGCTTCAGGGCGAAAAGATCGACATCATTCCGTGGAACGAAGACGTGCCCACCTTCCTCGTGAACGCGCTCCAGCCGGCCGAAGTGGCCAAGGTCGTGCTCGACGAGGACGCTGGCAAGATCGAGGTCGTGGTGCCGGACGAGCAACTGTCGCTCGCCATCGGTCGTCGCGGTCAGAACGTGCGTCTCGCCTCGCAGCTCACCGGGCTCGATATCGACATCCTGACCGAGGAAGAGGAATCGAAGCGTCGTCAGGCGGAGTTCGCCGAGCGCACCAAGCTCTTCATGGACACGCTGGATCTGGACGAATTCTTCGCGCAGCTCTTGGTCTCCGAAGGCTTCACCAACCTCGAAGAAGTCGCCTATGTCGAAGTGGACGAGCTTCTGGTCATCGACGGTGTGGACGAGGATACGGCGAACGAGCTTCAGGCACGGGCGCGCGATTTCCTCGAGGAACAGAACCGCAAGGCGCTTGAAAACGCGCGCGCGCTGGGCGTTCAGGACAGCCTCGTCGGCTTCGAGGGGCTCACTCCCCAGATGATCGAGGCGCTGGCCAAGGACGGCGTCTTCACGCTCGAGGACTTCGCCACCTGCGCCGACTGGGAACTGGCCGGCGGCTGGACCACCGAAAACGGCGAGCGTCACAAGGACGACGGCGTTCTCGAGCCCTTCGACGTGGGTCTGGACGAAGCGCAGAACATGATCATGACCGCGCGTATCCAGCTTGGCTGGGTCGATCCGGCCGATCTCGCATCGGACGAGGACGGCGAAGAAGGTGAAACGACGGAGGAAGCCGAGGCCTGA
- the rimP gene encoding ribosome maturation factor RimP has product MNDLVAKTAIDRRLAEIVRPVIEDMGYELVRLRLMGSTKSNTLQIMADKPEGGIEVDDLSEITTAVGATLDVEDPIEGEYTLEVSSPGIDRPLTRYKDFDAWNGWLAKIETSELIDGRKRFKGTLAGTEDGEVLIEIEDDGTPVTIGLTFDLLSDAKLVLTDDLIAEMLKSRKDAGLIDETQYDEIETDEGSEEE; this is encoded by the coding sequence ATGAACGACCTCGTCGCCAAGACCGCCATCGACCGCCGGCTCGCCGAAATCGTGCGCCCGGTGATCGAGGATATGGGGTATGAGCTTGTCCGGCTGCGGCTGATGGGCTCGACCAAATCGAACACGTTGCAGATCATGGCCGACAAGCCCGAGGGCGGGATCGAGGTCGACGATCTGTCCGAGATCACCACCGCCGTCGGTGCGACGCTCGACGTCGAAGACCCGATCGAAGGCGAGTATACGCTCGAGGTGTCGTCGCCCGGGATCGACCGGCCGCTGACGCGCTACAAGGACTTCGACGCCTGGAACGGCTGGCTCGCCAAGATCGAGACCAGCGAGCTTATCGACGGGCGCAAGCGGTTCAAGGGCACGCTCGCGGGCACCGAGGACGGCGAAGTGCTGATCGAGATCGAGGACGACGGCACCCCGGTGACCATCGGGCTCACCTTCGACCTGCTGTCGGACGCGAAACTCGTCCTCACGGACGACCTGATTGCCGAGATGCTCAAGTCCCGCAAGGACGCCGGGCTGATCGACGAAACTCAATATGATGAAATCGAAACGGACGAAGGGTCCGAGGAGGAATAA
- a CDS encoding ligase-associated DNA damage response exonuclease yields the protein MPSAFEDLLIPRPEGLYCPPGEFYIDPMQPVARAMVTHGHADHARSGHGAVMASTQTLDIMAIRYGEDFAGERQEGTADPVEVNGVKVSFHPAGHVLGSCQIRLEHGGTRAVVSGDYSRVANPACAPFEPVPCDLFITEATFALPVFKHPKPSDEIAKLIASVRNFPDRPHLIGAYALGKAQRVIMLLREAGWDAPIYVHGALQRLCDYHIEQGVPLGDLRPATMDKAEAKGLREAIVISPPSAFASPWVQRFVDPVIGFASGWMQIRARARQRGVELPLVISDHVDWPDLTGTIRELNPTEFWITHGRDDALMRWAELEQRRARPLHLVGYEEEPE from the coding sequence ATGCCCAGCGCCTTTGAAGACCTCCTCATTCCCCGCCCCGAGGGGCTCTACTGCCCGCCCGGCGAATTCTACATCGACCCGATGCAACCCGTGGCGCGGGCCATGGTGACTCATGGTCATGCCGATCACGCGCGGTCGGGGCATGGGGCGGTGATGGCGAGCACCCAGACGCTCGACATCATGGCGATCCGCTATGGCGAGGATTTCGCGGGCGAGCGGCAGGAGGGGACGGCTGATCCGGTGGAGGTGAACGGCGTGAAAGTGAGCTTTCATCCGGCGGGCCACGTGCTGGGAAGCTGTCAAATCAGGCTCGAACATGGCGGAACCCGTGCTGTTGTGTCCGGCGATTATTCCCGCGTCGCGAACCCTGCCTGTGCGCCTTTTGAGCCTGTCCCCTGCGATCTGTTCATCACCGAGGCGACCTTTGCCCTGCCGGTGTTCAAGCATCCCAAACCGTCCGACGAGATTGCCAAGCTCATCGCCTCGGTCCGCAATTTCCCCGACCGTCCGCACCTCATTGGCGCCTATGCGCTGGGCAAGGCGCAGCGGGTGATCATGCTTTTGCGCGAGGCCGGGTGGGACGCGCCGATCTATGTCCACGGGGCGCTGCAACGGCTCTGCGACTATCACATCGAACAGGGCGTGCCGCTGGGCGACCTGCGCCCCGCCACGATGGACAAGGCCGAGGCGAAGGGGCTGCGGGAAGCGATTGTCATCTCGCCCCCATCCGCCTTTGCCTCGCCTTGGGTGCAGCGCTTCGTCGATCCGGTGATCGGCTTTGCCTCTGGCTGGATGCAGATCCGGGCGCGGGCGCGACAGCGGGGGGTCGAGCTTCCGCTCGTCATCTCGGACCATGTTGATTGGCCCGACCTCACGGGCACGATCCGCGAGTTGAACCCGACGGAGTTCTGGATCACCCATGGGCGAGACGATGCGCTCATGCGCTGGGCCGAGTTGGAGCAGCGCCGCGCACGCCCCCTGCATCTGGTCGGATATGAGGAGGAGCCGGAATGA
- a CDS encoding cisplatin damage response ATP-dependent DNA ligase: MKAYAALLERLAFTNGRNAKLALLETYLRDAPDPDRGYALASLTGELNFAGAKPALLRALVSEHVDAELFTMSYHYVGDLAETIALIWPGQGTAREVPLSEVVEALNKASKSDTPGLIADWLDALDPSERLALLKLMTGGMRVGVSARLALTALANTGDVPLDDILELWAGFKPPYASLFAWLAGGPKPEPTIKAPFRPVMLSTPQDLDGLRALDPDDYAAEWKWDGIRVQAAADGDERRLYSRTGEDISAAFPDVVERMDFTGTLDGELIVRREGEVAPFGDLQKRLNRKTAGKALLKSHPAALRLYDVLVWQGEDLRDLPFDDRRARLDAAVVTLDPYRFDASPILPFDTWDDLAALRGDPPSPVIEGVMLKRKNSVYSAGRPRGPWFKWKRDPMIVDAVLLYAQRGHGKRSGFYSDFTFGVWEGDRLVPVGKAYSGFTDEELKRLDKFVRQHTIERYGPVRSLSPDLVVEVAFEGLNRSTRHKSGIAMRFPRISRIRWDKPVAEADTLAMLEAMLP, translated from the coding sequence ATGAAGGCCTATGCCGCCCTCCTTGAACGCCTCGCCTTTACCAACGGTCGAAACGCGAAACTGGCTTTGTTAGAGACGTATTTGCGCGATGCCCCCGACCCGGACCGTGGCTATGCTTTGGCGTCCTTGACCGGGGAACTCAACTTTGCCGGGGCCAAACCTGCCCTCCTGCGTGCGCTTGTGTCCGAACACGTGGACGCCGAGCTGTTCACCATGTCCTACCACTACGTCGGTGATCTGGCCGAAACGATTGCGCTTATCTGGCCGGGTCAAGGCACCGCGCGGGAGGTTCCGCTGTCCGAGGTGGTCGAGGCGCTGAACAAGGCGTCGAAATCCGATACGCCGGGGCTCATTGCCGATTGGCTCGACGCGCTTGACCCATCGGAACGGCTCGCGCTGCTCAAACTGATGACGGGCGGGATGCGCGTGGGCGTGTCGGCGCGGCTGGCGCTCACCGCGCTGGCCAACACGGGCGATGTGCCGCTCGACGACATTCTGGAACTTTGGGCCGGGTTCAAACCGCCATACGCTTCGCTCTTTGCGTGGCTTGCGGGCGGACCCAAGCCGGAACCGACGATCAAGGCCCCGTTCCGCCCCGTGATGCTGTCCACGCCCCAAGACCTCGACGGTCTGCGCGCGCTCGATCCGGACGACTACGCCGCCGAGTGGAAATGGGACGGGATCCGGGTGCAGGCTGCCGCCGATGGTGACGAGCGGCGGCTCTATTCCCGAACGGGCGAGGATATTTCGGCGGCGTTCCCCGACGTTGTCGAGCGGATGGACTTTACCGGCACGCTAGACGGCGAGCTTATCGTCCGGCGCGAAGGCGAGGTCGCGCCCTTCGGTGACCTGCAAAAGCGGCTCAATCGGAAGACCGCTGGCAAGGCGCTGCTGAAATCCCATCCCGCCGCGCTGCGCCTTTATGACGTCCTCGTCTGGCAGGGCGAGGATCTGCGCGATCTGCCCTTCGACGACCGCCGCGCGCGGCTCGACGCGGCTGTTGTGACGCTCGACCCCTACCGCTTCGACGCCTCGCCGATTCTGCCCTTCGACACATGGGATGACCTCGCCGCGCTGCGGGGCGATCCGCCGTCTCCGGTGATCGAAGGCGTCATGCTGAAGCGCAAGAATAGTGTCTACTCTGCTGGAAGACCGCGTGGCCCGTGGTTCAAATGGAAGCGCGACCCGATGATCGTGGACGCCGTTCTGCTTTACGCGCAACGGGGGCACGGCAAACGCTCGGGCTTCTATTCCGACTTTACCTTCGGGGTGTGGGAGGGTGATCGACTGGTCCCGGTGGGCAAGGCCTATTCCGGTTTCACCGACGAGGAACTCAAGCGGCTCGATAAATTCGTGCGCCAGCACACCATCGAACGCTACGGTCCGGTGCGCTCGCTCTCGCCCGATCTCGTCGTTGAGGTCGCCTTCGAAGGACTCAATCGCTCGACCCGGCACAAGTCCGGCATCGCCATGCGCTTTCCCCGGATTTCGCGGATCAGGTGGGACAAGCCCGTGGCCGAGGCCGATACACTCGCCATGCTCGAGGCGATGCTGCCCTAG
- a CDS encoding methyltransferase domain-containing protein — protein MKQVHDQTPFWDGTAAKYILRPVGDVAAYEHKVAVTQGFLRPDMRVLEIGCGSGNTARRHAPLVAEYLATDLSGEMIRLGKAEGPIPPNMRFEQGNFDEMPLADGSFDAVLALSLLHLVPDPAATIAKIARVLTPGGVFVSSSAMVGEVWLARLLLPLGQLIGKAPHVAMLKRDRFRQMIRDAGFEILVDETPGSKLTLFVVARKL, from the coding sequence GTGAAACAGGTTCACGACCAGACGCCCTTTTGGGACGGCACGGCCGCGAAATACATTCTCCGACCTGTTGGCGACGTGGCGGCCTATGAGCACAAGGTCGCGGTGACGCAAGGGTTTCTGCGGCCCGACATGCGGGTGCTGGAAATCGGCTGCGGGTCTGGAAATACGGCGCGGCGTCATGCGCCGCTGGTGGCCGAATATCTGGCCACCGATCTGTCGGGCGAGATGATCCGACTGGGAAAGGCCGAGGGTCCGATCCCGCCCAACATGCGGTTCGAGCAGGGCAATTTCGACGAGATGCCCTTGGCGGACGGCAGTTTTGACGCCGTGCTGGCCCTGTCGCTGTTGCACCTGGTCCCCGACCCCGCCGCCACGATTGCCAAGATTGCGCGGGTCCTCACCCCCGGCGGGGTCTTTGTCAGTTCGTCGGCGATGGTGGGCGAGGTCTGGCTGGCCCGGTTGCTGCTCCCGCTTGGCCAGTTGATCGGCAAGGCACCCCATGTCGCGATGCTGAAGCGGGACAGGTTTCGTCAGATGATCCGCGACGCCGGCTTCGAGATCCTTGTGGACGAGACACCCGGGTCGAAGTTGACGCTCTTCGTCGTGGCCCGGAAACTCTAG